A single genomic interval of Syntrophobotulus glycolicus DSM 8271 harbors:
- a CDS encoding thioester reductase domain-containing protein, producing the protein MNSPKEITATEKYHPLTHPQMSIWYSEKLFPQTSMGNIAATLRIFSNVDFGLLEQAINLYVKKNDAFRLRIAEIAGEPRQYISEYQYHQFELLDFKGNLEELFKWDEKQTSMPMDMIESDLFSYVLVKINDHDGGFFVKTHHLISDAWTMALMGNDVMGYYTALKNSEQISGESRPSFLDHLEREKKYQKSSRFQKDKAYWTEKFADWQEMTALKSRKTGRMVSTRARRKTLLIPQKLTAKIHEYCAQRGVSEFSLFLAAIAMYMNRVTDKEDLVFGTTLLNRSNAREKETAGMFANLAVPLRFQIKEEMNFDEFVEQITKELTEVFRHQKYPYDLILKEVRERRGTSDDLFDIVLTYQNSKFMKEQSLEKYITRWHFTGHQIESLIINLNDRENDGRLIIDYDYLVDMFYATEIEFMHSHVISLLWHALDNPVKKISRLEMLSEKEKQKILSKFNETEADFPADKTVQELFEEQVLRSPDNLAVVFREERLTYRELNEKSNQLARVLREKGVKADSIVGILFERSLEMIIAIFAVLKAGGAYLPIDPQYPQDRIKYLLEDGGLKILLTCLDGVSGRELGVEVIDLRDRTLFAGDASNPGKINAPADLAYVIYTSGSTGRPKGVMIEHRGLINRINWMQKKYPLDQGSTILQKTTYTFDVSVWELIWWSFVGAKVCLLEPGGEKDPLQIIKSVEKYRITTMHFVPSMLSSFLQFLEGYQNNEALESLKQVFASGEALTLQQAERFNRLLYSTNGTRLSNLYGPTEAAIDVTSFECSPKTELSSVPIGKPIDNIRLYILDRHLNLLPIGIPGELFIGGVGVSRGYVNKPELTEERFIPNPFVQGEKLYRTGDLVRWYAQGDIEYLGRIDHQIKIRGFRIELGEIENKLQAHPQIKENVVIGLEQQDKKYLCSYYVADEDIPSRELKRFLALSLPEYMVPAFYVRMEALPLSANGKIDRKNLPQPVVAGNQDAGEYAGPRNSLDQELVGLFCGALRIDRIGIDDSFFDLGGDSLAVMTVFAQVYDRNWGISAADFYTYPTIRELSDRIGRREKAGGTAGPDDIEVLEPRPEPENIRELEIEHVLLTGATGFLGAHLLSELIEGTESTVYCLVRAEDDQGAEKRLRENLNFYYRDKYQGLIGKRIIPVKGDISLKRLGFDREEYQRLGKRLDTIVHSAAVVKYFGHYREIEEINVDGTKEICHFACQFGIKLNHISTDAVTGNYLVENPVSCTYTENDFYVGQNYLGNIYVRSKFEAENLVFKAMKRGLKATVFRMGNLTGRYCDGHFQQNIGENAFYRAIRSMVRLGAVSHELLKEEIEFSPVDLSARAVIKIAQTEESDHRVFHIFNHHKIVMQDLVQVLLKKGIPMQNMNKQQMEKLLEDLEEESRNDILSGLMLYLNGTGEIACTVSIHVVSDISAGYLEKLDFQWPHVDQEYLFKIVNYIQRMNYLS; encoded by the coding sequence ATGAACAGCCCAAAAGAGATTACTGCCACAGAAAAATACCATCCCCTGACACATCCTCAAATGAGTATCTGGTATAGTGAAAAGCTGTTCCCGCAGACAAGCATGGGAAATATTGCGGCAACGCTGAGGATATTCAGTAATGTTGACTTTGGCCTGCTGGAACAGGCAATCAACCTCTACGTGAAGAAAAACGACGCTTTCCGGCTCAGGATAGCCGAGATTGCCGGAGAACCCCGGCAATACATTTCTGAATATCAATATCACCAATTTGAGCTTCTCGATTTCAAAGGGAACCTGGAAGAATTATTCAAATGGGATGAGAAGCAGACAAGCATGCCCATGGATATGATTGAATCCGATTTGTTCTCTTATGTTTTAGTGAAAATTAATGATCACGACGGCGGTTTTTTTGTCAAGACTCACCATCTGATCTCCGATGCCTGGACGATGGCTCTCATGGGAAATGACGTCATGGGGTACTATACCGCGTTGAAAAACAGTGAGCAGATATCCGGAGAAAGCAGGCCTTCGTTTTTGGACCACTTAGAAAGAGAAAAAAAGTACCAGAAGTCCTCCAGATTTCAAAAAGACAAAGCTTATTGGACGGAAAAATTTGCGGACTGGCAGGAGATGACAGCTTTAAAGAGCAGAAAAACAGGTAGAATGGTCAGCACCCGGGCCCGCAGGAAAACATTGCTGATCCCTCAGAAATTGACGGCCAAGATTCATGAATACTGCGCTCAGAGAGGAGTCTCCGAATTCAGCCTGTTTCTGGCTGCCATAGCCATGTATATGAACAGGGTCACCGATAAAGAGGATCTTGTTTTCGGGACCACCCTCCTCAACCGATCAAATGCCCGGGAAAAAGAGACGGCGGGGATGTTTGCCAACCTGGCCGTTCCGTTAAGATTTCAGATCAAAGAGGAGATGAATTTTGACGAATTTGTGGAACAAATCACAAAAGAGCTGACAGAGGTCTTCAGGCACCAAAAATATCCCTATGACCTGATATTGAAAGAAGTTCGGGAAAGACGGGGAACCTCGGACGACCTGTTTGATATTGTCCTGACTTACCAAAACTCCAAGTTTATGAAAGAGCAGAGCTTGGAAAAATACATTACCAGATGGCATTTTACCGGACATCAGATTGAATCCCTGATCATTAATCTTAATGACAGAGAAAATGACGGACGCTTAATCATTGATTATGATTATTTGGTGGACATGTTCTATGCGACGGAAATAGAGTTCATGCACAGCCATGTGATCAGTCTCCTCTGGCATGCTTTGGACAATCCGGTCAAGAAAATATCCAGGCTTGAAATGCTCTCCGAAAAAGAAAAACAAAAAATACTGTCTAAATTCAATGAAACCGAAGCGGACTTTCCCGCGGACAAAACGGTCCAGGAGCTGTTTGAGGAACAGGTCCTGCGCAGTCCGGACAACCTGGCGGTTGTGTTCAGGGAGGAAAGGTTAACCTACCGGGAATTGAATGAAAAGTCAAATCAATTGGCCAGAGTTCTGAGGGAAAAAGGAGTCAAAGCGGACAGTATTGTCGGCATCCTGTTTGAACGGTCCCTGGAAATGATCATCGCCATTTTTGCCGTTCTGAAAGCGGGCGGCGCCTATCTGCCGATTGATCCCCAATATCCCCAGGACAGAATAAAGTACCTGCTTGAGGACGGCGGCCTGAAAATCCTGCTTACCTGTTTGGACGGGGTCAGTGGCAGAGAGCTGGGTGTTGAAGTCATTGATCTCAGAGACCGGACACTGTTTGCCGGGGATGCCTCAAACCCGGGAAAAATCAACGCGCCGGCAGATCTGGCTTATGTGATCTACACATCCGGGTCGACCGGCCGGCCGAAAGGGGTTATGATTGAGCACCGCGGTTTGATTAACAGGATCAATTGGATGCAGAAGAAATACCCCTTGGATCAGGGCAGTACGATCCTGCAGAAAACCACTTACACGTTTGATGTCTCCGTATGGGAACTGATCTGGTGGTCTTTTGTCGGGGCCAAAGTATGCCTGCTGGAGCCCGGGGGGGAAAAAGACCCCCTCCAAATCATCAAGTCTGTTGAGAAATACCGGATTACGACCATGCATTTTGTTCCCTCCATGCTGAGCAGCTTTCTCCAATTTTTAGAAGGGTATCAAAATAACGAAGCCTTAGAAAGCCTGAAACAGGTTTTCGCCAGCGGGGAAGCACTGACCTTGCAGCAAGCGGAACGCTTCAACAGACTGCTTTATTCCACAAATGGGACCCGGCTTTCCAATCTCTATGGCCCGACTGAGGCCGCGATTGATGTGACAAGCTTTGAATGCTCGCCGAAGACAGAGCTCAGCTCAGTCCCGATTGGGAAACCGATCGATAATATCAGACTGTATATTCTGGACAGGCACTTGAACCTTTTGCCGATTGGGATTCCTGGGGAGCTTTTTATTGGGGGAGTCGGGGTATCCAGAGGATATGTCAATAAACCGGAACTGACAGAGGAGAGATTTATCCCCAATCCTTTTGTTCAGGGTGAAAAGCTGTACAGAACCGGCGATCTTGTCAGGTGGTATGCTCAGGGAGATATCGAGTATCTGGGCAGAATAGATCATCAGATCAAAATCAGGGGCTTTAGGATTGAACTCGGGGAAATAGAAAACAAACTGCAGGCCCATCCCCAAATAAAAGAAAATGTTGTGATCGGGCTCGAACAGCAAGATAAAAAATATCTATGCTCCTACTATGTCGCGGACGAAGATATTCCTTCCAGGGAACTCAAGCGCTTTCTCGCTTTATCATTGCCCGAATATATGGTGCCTGCCTTCTATGTGAGAATGGAGGCCCTGCCCTTATCAGCAAACGGGAAAATTGACCGGAAAAATTTACCGCAGCCGGTTGTTGCGGGAAATCAAGATGCGGGGGAATATGCCGGGCCGAGAAACAGCCTTGATCAGGAATTGGTTGGACTGTTTTGCGGTGCGTTAAGAATTGACCGGATCGGCATTGATGACAGCTTTTTTGATCTGGGCGGGGATTCCCTGGCCGTGATGACGGTCTTTGCCCAAGTCTATGATCGTAATTGGGGGATCTCGGCCGCTGATTTTTACACCTATCCAACCATCCGGGAGCTGTCGGACAGGATCGGCAGGAGGGAAAAGGCCGGCGGCACAGCTGGCCCGGATGATATCGAGGTCCTGGAGCCAAGACCGGAACCGGAAAATATCCGGGAGCTGGAGATTGAACATGTTTTGTTGACCGGGGCAACGGGATTTTTGGGTGCCCACCTTTTAAGCGAGCTGATAGAAGGAACGGAAAGCACGGTCTATTGTCTTGTCCGGGCAGAGGATGACCAGGGGGCCGAAAAGAGATTGAGAGAAAATTTGAACTTTTATTACAGGGATAAGTATCAGGGGCTGATCGGAAAAAGAATCATTCCGGTGAAAGGGGATATATCCCTCAAGAGACTGGGATTTGATCGGGAAGAGTATCAGAGGTTAGGAAAAAGACTTGACACCATCGTCCATTCGGCAGCGGTAGTAAAATATTTTGGTCATTATCGTGAGATCGAGGAAATCAATGTTGATGGCACTAAAGAAATTTGTCATTTCGCTTGTCAATTCGGCATAAAGCTGAATCATATTTCAACAGACGCTGTAACCGGAAATTATTTAGTTGAAAACCCGGTAAGCTGTACTTATACAGAAAATGATTTTTATGTAGGACAAAATTATCTCGGAAATATTTATGTCCGAAGTAAATTCGAAGCGGAAAATTTAGTATTCAAGGCAATGAAAAGAGGGCTGAAGGCAACAGTATTCAGGATGGGCAACCTGACAGGACGATATTGTGACGGGCATTTCCAACAGAACATTGGGGAAAACGCTTTTTACAGGGCAATCAGGTCTATGGTCAGGCTGGGAGCGGTTTCTCATGAATTGCTCAAAGAAGAGATCGAGTTTTCTCCGGTTGATTTATCGGCCAGGGCTGTGATAAAAATCGCTCAGACAGAAGAGTCCGACCACAGAGTTTTTCATATTTTTAATCACCACAAAATCGTGATGCAGGATCTGGTACAAGTGTTGTTAAAGAAGGGTATTCCTATGCAGAACATGAATAAGCAGCAGATGGAAAAGCTGCTTGAAGACCTTGAGGAAGAGAGCAGAAACGACATATTGTCCGGCTTAATGCTTTATTTGAATGGCACAGGGGAGATTGCCTGCACCGTATCAATTCATGTTGTCTCAGACATTTCCGCCGGCTATCTGGAAAAACTGGATTTTCAATGGCCGCATGTTGATCAGGAGTATTTATTCAAAATAGTAAACTATATCCAAAGGATGAATTATCTCAGTTAA
- a CDS encoding YccF domain-containing protein, giving the protein MIIRVVYFILFGWWAAVLWSGAAYLLCLSIIGLPLGLIMFNRLPQILTLKPVSAINAVSRDLLTTKQEFPFPIRALYFIFLGWHLTGFWVSIALILCITVIGMPLGIMMLNHVPFVLTLKQRY; this is encoded by the coding sequence ATGATCATCAGAGTCGTCTACTTTATCCTGTTTGGCTGGTGGGCCGCCGTCTTATGGAGCGGAGCGGCTTATCTTTTATGCCTGTCAATCATCGGGCTTCCTCTGGGGCTGATCATGTTTAACCGGCTCCCCCAGATCCTGACCCTAAAGCCGGTATCTGCCATCAATGCAGTAAGTAGAGATCTTCTGACGACTAAACAGGAATTCCCGTTCCCGATCCGGGCTTTATATTTTATTTTTCTGGGCTGGCATCTTACCGGATTTTGGGTAAGTATCGCATTAATATTGTGTATTACCGTCATCGGGATGCCGCTGGGAATTATGATGCTGAATCATGTTCCTTTTGTTCTGACATTAAAGCAAAGATATTAG
- a CDS encoding NADPH-dependent FMN reductase, producing the protein MEEQIRILGFTGSLRKNSYNLAALRAARQLLNDGAELEIIDLTPIPFFNEDLEAEGVPQVVADFKKRIAEADALLIATPEYNYSIPPVLKNALDWASRENNPVLRGKPVGIMSASPSIFGGARAQYHLRQVCVVLDLLPLNKPEVFIINAHTKFDEKGNLTDDRSRTAIDNLMRELVKWARMLKKKEETG; encoded by the coding sequence ATGGAAGAGCAAATCAGGATTCTCGGCTTTACCGGCAGCCTCCGGAAAAATTCTTATAACCTGGCCGCCCTGCGGGCAGCCAGGCAATTATTGAATGACGGGGCGGAGCTGGAGATAATTGATTTAACCCCGATTCCTTTTTTTAATGAAGATTTAGAAGCAGAGGGTGTCCCTCAGGTTGTCGCTGATTTTAAAAAGCGGATCGCTGAAGCCGACGCCTTGCTGATTGCGACACCGGAGTATAATTATTCTATACCTCCTGTTCTGAAAAACGCTTTGGATTGGGCTTCCCGGGAAAACAACCCTGTTTTGAGAGGGAAGCCGGTTGGGATAATGAGCGCTTCGCCAAGCATTTTTGGTGGTGCGCGTGCTCAGTACCATCTTCGCCAGGTGTGTGTGGTCCTGGACCTTCTTCCTTTAAATAAGCCCGAGGTTTTTATCATCAACGCCCATACCAAATTTGATGAAAAGGGGAACCTGACTGATGACCGCAGCCGGACAGCCATCGACAACCTTATGCGGGAATTGGTGAAATGGGCGAGAATGCTGAAAAAGAAAGAGGAGACAGGATGA
- a CDS encoding universal stress protein, whose amino-acid sequence MFKKILVPTDISDFSKRALSTALEVADRFKAEVELLHVVPLATDFLLSEASYGVAVDQNELNKSGEAVLEASIEGFKINGLFKKKVIAGHPVTEILKEVEEENIDLLVMGHHGYGAISGSLMGSVSQRVLHKAKCPVMIVK is encoded by the coding sequence ATGTTTAAAAAAATCCTGGTACCAACTGATATCTCGGATTTTTCTAAAAGGGCTTTAAGCACGGCGCTAGAGGTGGCTGATCGATTTAAGGCCGAAGTGGAACTTCTTCATGTGGTCCCACTCGCCACTGATTTTTTGCTCTCGGAAGCATCATACGGAGTAGCGGTTGACCAAAACGAACTGAACAAAAGCGGTGAGGCTGTTCTTGAAGCATCAATAGAGGGCTTTAAGATTAATGGTTTGTTCAAAAAGAAAGTGATTGCAGGACATCCGGTTACGGAAATTCTGAAGGAAGTCGAAGAGGAAAATATTGACCTTTTGGTTATGGGGCATCACGGCTACGGTGCGATAAGCGGTTCGTTAATGGGAAGTGTGAGCCAGCGGGTGCTGCATAAGGCTAAATGCCCGGTTATGATTGTGAAATAA
- a CDS encoding 1,4-dihydroxy-6-naphthoate synthase has product MKIAFSPCPNDTFIFHAWVNDLIDGAPGLDVTYADIDTTNRLAASIGGPDVVKISYAALPWVLSEYALLPCGGALGRGCGPLILTSERIIEEKKRSLAGENSAGQILAGRRVAIPSERSTAYLLFRLWEARHVPGGVKETVVMPFQEIMPAVRSGTVDAGLVIHEARFTYPSYGLKLLIDLGNWWETDTNLPVPLGAIIARRSLDLKAVAGWIRSSLQYAREYPAASGDYILSHAQELSPEVVRAHIDLYVNEFSADLGEQGREAVAVLLERAVRERLVPAFDRQGLYG; this is encoded by the coding sequence ATGAAAATAGCGTTTTCACCTTGTCCCAATGACACATTTATCTTTCACGCCTGGGTGAATGATCTGATTGACGGAGCCCCCGGGCTTGATGTGACTTATGCGGATATCGATACAACCAATCGTTTGGCGGCAAGCATCGGGGGGCCGGATGTCGTAAAGATTTCCTATGCCGCCTTGCCCTGGGTGCTGTCGGAATATGCCTTGCTGCCTTGCGGAGGAGCACTGGGCCGGGGATGCGGTCCGCTTATTCTGACATCGGAGAGGATCATTGAGGAAAAGAAGCGGTCTTTAGCGGGGGAAAACTCAGCCGGACAAATATTGGCCGGGCGAAGGGTGGCAATACCGAGTGAGCGCTCCACCGCGTATTTATTGTTCAGACTGTGGGAAGCGCGCCATGTCCCGGGCGGGGTTAAGGAAACCGTTGTAATGCCTTTTCAGGAAATTATGCCCGCTGTAAGAAGCGGGACCGTTGATGCGGGGCTGGTCATTCATGAAGCCCGTTTTACTTACCCTTCGTACGGGCTGAAGCTGTTGATCGATCTAGGCAATTGGTGGGAGACGGATACAAACCTGCCGGTTCCGCTTGGGGCGATTATTGCCCGCCGGTCCCTGGATTTAAAGGCTGTTGCGGGCTGGATCAGATCGTCGCTCCAGTATGCCCGGGAATATCCGGCGGCGTCAGGGGACTATATTCTCAGCCATGCCCAGGAGCTGTCTCCCGAAGTTGTCCGGGCTCATATTGACCTGTATGTCAATGAGTTTTCGGCAGACTTGGGAGAACAAGGGCGGGAAGCCGTCGCCGTCCTGCTGGAGAGAGCGGTCAGGGAGAGGCTGGTGCCGGCCTTTGATCGACAAGGGTTATACGGATAA
- a CDS encoding futalosine hydrolase, with the protein MDSGNKRVLIVAAVAVEKEAVLRGLRQNSGPYDVLAAGVGPVAAAAQTAKQLASGQYQLVISTGIAGGFAGRAEMGSIVVSEAIIAADLGVNTQEGFCSLAELGYGPVRVQTPAGLAKKVTDKLRQAGLEVCSGPVLTVTTATGTAEGEAELSRRVPGAAAEAMEGYGAAWAASLFGLPSLEIRAISNQVGPRDSGRWRIKEALTVLEKAYLVLAEEL; encoded by the coding sequence ATGGATTCAGGAAACAAGCGTGTGCTGATTGTCGCTGCCGTGGCAGTGGAGAAGGAAGCCGTACTGCGCGGACTGCGGCAGAACAGCGGTCCTTATGATGTTCTCGCGGCCGGGGTAGGGCCTGTGGCGGCTGCTGCCCAAACGGCAAAGCAGCTGGCATCCGGTCAGTATCAGCTGGTCATCAGCACTGGCATAGCCGGAGGCTTCGCCGGCAGAGCGGAAATGGGAAGCATCGTTGTTTCAGAAGCCATCATTGCGGCGGACCTGGGCGTTAATACTCAGGAAGGGTTTTGCAGTCTGGCTGAGCTTGGCTATGGACCTGTGCGAGTCCAAACCCCTGCCGGCCTGGCGAAAAAGGTAACGGATAAATTACGGCAGGCCGGGTTAGAGGTTTGTTCAGGACCGGTCCTTACAGTGACCACAGCAACCGGAACCGCGGAGGGGGAGGCGGAGCTCTCCCGCCGGGTACCCGGCGCTGCGGCTGAGGCAATGGAAGGCTATGGCGCCGCTTGGGCAGCAAGCCTCTTTGGCTTGCCTTCCTTGGAGATTCGTGCAATATCCAATCAAGTGGGTCCGCGGGATTCCGGCAGATGGCGGATCAAAGAGGCCTTAACTGTTTTAGAAAAAGCTTATCTGGTACTGGCGGAGGAATTGTGA
- a CDS encoding demethoxyubiquinone hydroxylase family protein encodes MEKYLIRTEMEPQEIYSRLDHVQSDQLPKVRKALRKLHAFEMMAVNIYRMQITAENTDFNRLIIQAMTNEMTHVQDFQAKIYEFGSRPSPTRFFNALLGMFLGLSSRLRGKKAILAMGIWTETKAVEDYQAIISSVRWDKETLDVIKHNLDDEYHHIETLKKVLEQI; translated from the coding sequence ATGGAAAAATATTTGATTCGAACAGAAATGGAACCGCAGGAAATTTACAGCCGCTTGGATCATGTCCAATCCGACCAATTACCGAAAGTAAGAAAAGCACTGAGAAAATTGCATGCTTTTGAGATGATGGCCGTTAATATTTACCGGATGCAAATTACCGCTGAGAACACTGATTTCAACCGCCTCATTATTCAGGCAATGACCAATGAGATGACTCATGTTCAGGATTTTCAGGCCAAAATATATGAATTTGGAAGCAGGCCAAGTCCGACAAGGTTTTTCAACGCCCTGCTGGGAATGTTTTTAGGGCTTTCCTCCCGGCTGCGGGGCAAAAAAGCGATCTTAGCCATGGGCATTTGGACGGAGACAAAGGCGGTTGAAGATTATCAGGCCATCATCAGCTCGGTCCGCTGGGATAAGGAGACACTGGACGTCATCAAACATAATCTGGATGATGAATATCACCATATCGAGACCTTGAAAAAAGTGTTGGAACAAATATAA
- a CDS encoding sensor histidine kinase, with the protein MKNERRTVIPIKMIFKIILFPIVLVKLCNQTLKEKTEYSIRLKLSLRYLKILLTTSLVSGIGVILVFTGIKIQAGVAQDYLGLAPLLNKGRIENAEIKAYSREHLIPIQVYDFNNGLIFASETDLLEQTGPSQIVPVWTKDQFFLPVKKTVLSSGTLITVVLYSDIKGELLEAYQLGRIIFYVFSVALLFSVWAVILSGRGIFQSIGEMTQTVRDISERNLNLRLNVSGSKNELRELALTFNEMMNRIEDQYNKQKQFVSDASHELRTPIAVIQGYAVMLDRWGKDNREVLRESIEAIKNESENMNGLIDKLLFLARHDNNTFVFQKEEFSLTEMLQEIGKETQIIDTIHKINLEIEKEISVYADRNMLKQAVRIFIDNAIKYTPPGGAVSISLDIKEKSTEISIRDSGIGMTKAELEKIFDRFYRSDQSRTKDKGGHGLGLAIAKTIILGHKGKIRVRSKVGEGSEFILILDRIQHA; encoded by the coding sequence ATGAAGAATGAAAGAAGAACAGTCATTCCCATAAAAATGATCTTTAAAATAATCCTTTTCCCCATCGTATTGGTAAAATTATGTAATCAGACACTTAAAGAAAAAACGGAATATTCCATCCGCCTTAAACTATCGTTAAGGTACCTGAAGATTTTGCTGACAACCAGTTTGGTTTCCGGGATAGGGGTTATTCTTGTTTTCACCGGAATAAAGATCCAGGCCGGAGTAGCTCAGGACTACTTAGGTCTGGCTCCCTTGCTCAATAAAGGCCGGATAGAGAACGCAGAGATCAAAGCCTATTCCCGGGAGCACCTGATTCCCATCCAGGTCTATGATTTCAATAACGGGCTGATCTTTGCTTCGGAGACCGATTTGCTCGAACAAACAGGTCCGAGTCAGATCGTCCCCGTTTGGACCAAAGACCAGTTTTTCCTGCCGGTAAAAAAAACTGTGCTGAGCTCAGGTACGCTGATTACGGTTGTCCTGTATTCGGATATCAAAGGGGAACTGCTGGAAGCCTATCAGCTTGGCAGAATAATCTTTTATGTGTTTTCTGTGGCGCTGCTTTTTTCTGTTTGGGCGGTGATTCTTTCCGGCAGGGGAATTTTCCAGTCCATAGGGGAAATGACCCAAACGGTAAGGGATATCTCGGAGAGGAACCTCAATTTGCGTCTGAATGTGAGCGGATCAAAAAATGAGCTCAGGGAACTTGCTCTTACGTTCAATGAGATGATGAACAGGATTGAAGACCAGTACAATAAGCAAAAACAGTTTGTTTCCGATGCTTCCCATGAATTGAGGACTCCTATAGCAGTCATTCAGGGCTACGCGGTCATGCTGGACCGCTGGGGGAAAGATAACCGGGAAGTCTTGCGGGAATCCATAGAAGCGATTAAAAATGAATCGGAAAACATGAATGGACTTATTGATAAGCTGTTGTTTCTGGCCAGGCACGACAATAACACCTTTGTGTTTCAAAAAGAGGAATTCAGCCTCACAGAAATGCTGCAGGAGATCGGCAAAGAGACGCAGATTATTGACACCATCCATAAAATTAATCTTGAAATTGAGAAAGAAATATCCGTATACGCCGACCGCAATATGCTCAAACAGGCGGTGCGGATCTTTATTGACAATGCGATCAAATATACTCCTCCGGGCGGGGCGGTTTCCATCAGTTTAGATATCAAAGAGAAAAGTACGGAGATCAGCATCAGAGACAGCGGCATAGGAATGACCAAGGCAGAGCTGGAAAAAATATTCGATAGATTTTACCGGTCCGACCAATCCAGAACAAAAGACAAAGGCGGTCACGGTTTGGGGCTGGCGATCGCCAAAACTATCATCCTTGGCCATAAAGGGAAGATCAGGGTGAGAAGTAAAGTGGGTGAGGGATCGGAATTTATCCTTATTTTAGACCGGATACAACATGCTTAA
- a CDS encoding response regulator transcription factor, with protein MKTRILVIEDEVKIARFLELELTYEGYAVEVAHDGRSGYEKAAAGNVDLIILDLMLPELSGIEVCRRVRKESDVPIIMLTAKDDVSDKVMGLDSGADDYMTKSFAIEELLARIRVILKRKSKKEGSSAVIAAGRLVLLRDEHRVTFEGKEISLSKKEFELLKYLMENKGIVLSREKILDHVWGYDYYGDTNVTDVYIKYLRNKIDQKFDVRFIHTVRGVGYIFKQDEE; from the coding sequence TCATTGAAGATGAAGTGAAAATAGCCCGTTTCCTGGAGCTGGAGCTGACTTATGAGGGTTATGCCGTGGAAGTTGCCCACGATGGCCGCAGCGGTTATGAAAAGGCTGCTGCGGGCAATGTTGATTTAATTATCCTGGATCTGATGCTCCCGGAATTGAGTGGGATTGAAGTATGCAGGCGGGTGAGAAAGGAATCTGATGTGCCGATCATCATGCTGACCGCCAAAGATGATGTTTCGGATAAGGTTATGGGTCTGGACAGCGGGGCCGATGATTATATGACCAAATCCTTTGCGATCGAGGAATTGCTGGCAAGAATAAGGGTGATTTTAAAAAGAAAAAGCAAAAAAGAGGGAAGCTCCGCTGTTATAGCGGCAGGCAGGCTTGTTTTATTGAGGGATGAACACCGAGTCACCTTTGAGGGCAAAGAGATATCCTTATCCAAGAAAGAATTTGAACTGTTAAAATATTTAATGGAAAATAAAGGAATAGTGCTATCCAGAGAAAAGATTCTTGATCATGTCTGGGGGTATGACTATTATGGGGATACCAATGTCACAGATGTGTACATCAAGTATTTGCGCAATAAAATAGATCAGAAGTTCGATGTGCGCTTTATTCATACGGTGAGAGGAGTTGGGTATATTTTTAAACAGGATGAAGAATGA